In a single window of the Tautonia plasticadhaerens genome:
- a CDS encoding class I SAM-dependent methyltransferase has product MLNLLDHPACFSPSDRTCRSSWAEHFPFAAYLIGATRPATLVELGTHAGFSYCGFCQVVRSLNLEARCFAVDTWEGDEHSGSYGPEVLAELRAHHDPRYGGISTLLQATFDEALGQFPDRSIDLLHIDGFHTYDAVRHDFDSWLPKLSRRGVVLLHDTNVRERDFGVWRFWLEVRDRYPSFEFIHGHGLGVLAVGEEIPEGLLPLLQADDREAALIRLAFSRLGSYHSLTLLKSLGEEHSRQLGRRAAELADRLAERDRHAASLADRLAELEGHIARQDEHIAGHLAHASDQAAHVARQDEHIARIDQHAAGLLDQVAELQRHIARQDGHIANHLAHASDQAAHIARQDGHIANHLAHASDQAAHIARQDGHIAGHLAHASGQDEHIARIDQHAAGLLDQVAELQRHIARQDGLLAGLGTAVDALDGRLAGLAAAMDEGRRAEREDALRMSRWQESEVAARDIRIAELWELARRQEDRIASLSAELEARGRPARNPIQLASAASRRLSSALADLRSRLRPGGTPVPDALAGETTAVEDGSDPDLRRVA; this is encoded by the coding sequence ATGCTGAACCTCCTCGACCACCCCGCCTGCTTCTCCCCTTCGGACCGGACGTGCCGGAGCTCCTGGGCCGAGCACTTCCCCTTCGCGGCGTACCTGATCGGCGCGACGAGGCCGGCGACCCTGGTGGAGCTGGGGACCCACGCCGGCTTCTCCTACTGCGGCTTCTGCCAGGTGGTCCGCTCGCTGAACCTGGAGGCCCGCTGCTTCGCCGTCGACACCTGGGAGGGGGACGAGCACAGCGGCAGCTACGGCCCCGAGGTCCTGGCCGAGCTGAGGGCGCACCACGACCCCCGATACGGCGGCATCTCGACGCTCCTGCAGGCCACCTTCGACGAGGCCCTGGGGCAGTTCCCGGACCGGTCGATCGACCTCTTACACATCGACGGATTCCACACCTACGACGCCGTCCGGCACGACTTCGACAGCTGGCTGCCGAAGCTCAGCCGCCGGGGGGTCGTCCTGCTGCACGACACCAACGTCCGGGAGCGGGACTTCGGCGTCTGGCGATTCTGGCTGGAGGTCCGGGACCGCTACCCGAGCTTCGAGTTCATCCACGGCCACGGCCTGGGGGTGCTGGCCGTCGGCGAGGAGATCCCCGAGGGCCTGCTCCCCCTGCTCCAGGCCGACGACCGGGAGGCGGCGCTGATCCGGCTGGCCTTCTCCCGGCTCGGCAGCTACCACAGCCTGACGCTGTTGAAGTCACTGGGAGAGGAGCACTCCCGACAGTTGGGCCGCCGGGCCGCCGAGCTGGCCGACCGCCTGGCCGAGCGCGACCGCCACGCCGCGTCGCTGGCCGACCGCCTGGCCGAGTTGGAGGGGCACATCGCCCGGCAGGACGAGCACATCGCCGGCCACCTCGCGCACGCCTCGGACCAGGCCGCCCACGTCGCCCGCCAGGACGAGCACATCGCCCGGATCGACCAGCACGCCGCCGGGCTGCTCGACCAGGTCGCCGAATTGCAGCGGCACATCGCCCGGCAGGACGGGCACATCGCCAACCACCTCGCGCACGCCTCGGACCAGGCCGCCCACATCGCCCGGCAGGACGGGCACATCGCCAACCACCTCGCGCACGCCTCGGACCAGGCCGCCCACATCGCCCGCCAGGACGGGCACATCGCCGGCCACCTCGCGCACGCCTCGGGGCAGGACGAGCACATCGCCCGGATCGACCAGCACGCCGCCGGGCTGCTCGACCAGGTCGCCGAATTGCAGCGGCACATCGCCCGCCAGGACGGGCTGCTCGCCGGCCTGGGAACCGCGGTGGATGCCCTCGACGGCCGCCTGGCCGGGCTCGCCGCCGCGATGGACGAGGGTCGTCGGGCGGAGCGGGAGGACGCCCTCCGGATGTCCCGCTGGCAGGAGTCGGAGGTCGCCGCCCGGGACATCCGGATTGCCGAGCTCTGGGAACTCGCCCGGAGGCAGGAGGACCGGATCGCGTCCCTCTCCGCCGAGCTCGAAGCCCGGGGCCGCCCGGCGAGGAACCCGATCCAGCTCGCCTCGGCCGCCTCCCGACGACTCTCCTCGGCGCTGGCCGACCTGCGATCGCGCCTCCGGCCGGGGGGGACTCCCGTCCCCGATGCCCTCGCCGGGGAGACGACGGCCGTCGAGGATGGGTCCGACCCCGACCTGCGACGGGTCGCCTGA
- a CDS encoding PQQ-dependent sugar dehydrogenase — MLRTRSSDRTPSRSRRRRRCLPAWQGPEHLESRALLATLPDGFVERELVSGLSNPTGLAFDDSGRIYVSEQATGRVQVIEGGEARPEPLLTVQAASGGERGLGGILLGPPGDHDHDDDHDHQQYLYTYYTAPSPQPHNRLSRFPLDDAGELAGPEEVLLELAPLSDAFVHNGGGLAWGDDGKLYVGVGDDRQPGLAQQTDSLFGKVLRLNPDGSIPEDNPFYDELEGPSRAIWASGLRNPFKLRNDPAAGGLLIFDVGESTWEEVNLGSPGANFGWPLTEGPTEDLRFSSPVHAYPHTGPMWGCAVVAGAASPADSGAFPGEYAGAFYVADYCNGIRRVDLDTGESTFFATDFGGPIVDLQIGEDGSFYYLSYGEGTSLGVEPNSGAIIQVEYLGTEEPAIFRQPRPQVAPLGGSATFSVSATGAPPYQYQWQRDGADLPGETSPTLSLAGLSPEDDGARFRVVVSNDFGQVVSEEAALTVLPFAAPTVAFLSPRLEDRYRAGASLDFEAVAVDGQGDPLPAEAFSWWIEFHHDEHTHPFLSTTSGITSGSVAIPTSGETSPDVWFRIHVRVVDSNGLATEASRDLLPDTVDVTMRTSPEGLGMTLDDRPVPSPETFTGVVGIRRDLGAPPSQQRDDLTWIFDTWADGGPASREISTPDADSTFTAVYRVDGGFVGEGTGLLASIFESEDLSSLTDVRVDPVVAFDWGPSAPPPVIDPGRFSARWEGTLLPQFAEPYTFRVVADGGVRLWIGDELVIDAWESEGPSLLESAPIDLSAGEEVGLRLEYRQSSGDARVELLWSSPSTPASVVPSSQLIPAPASNPPDSDPEPEPEPEPEPEPPGPEPIREFYDFDGDRRADLLAYDPDSATWAITFADGRVERRPFGAPGDRAAPGDYDGDGTTDLAVFRPESDSVPGAAHWFASLSSGGVINRPFGAPGDRAAPGDYDGDGTTDLAVFRPESDSVPGAAHWFASLSSGGVINRPFGAPGDRAAPGDYDGDGTTDLAVFRPESDSVPGAAHWFASLSSGGVINRPFGAPGDRAAPGDYDGDGTTDLAVFRPESDSVPGAAHWFASLSSGGVINRPFGAPGDRAAPGDYDGDGITDLAVSRPETGEAFLLRSRDQALKLTFEGLGRRTRLISPRWAWLDPGDSGPDEDA, encoded by the coding sequence ATGCTCCGGACGCGCTCGTCCGATCGGACCCCCTCGCGATCTCGGCGTCGCCGCCGATGCCTGCCCGCCTGGCAAGGGCCGGAACACCTCGAGTCGAGGGCCCTGCTCGCGACCCTGCCCGACGGGTTCGTCGAGCGCGAGCTCGTCTCGGGGCTCTCGAACCCGACCGGCTTGGCCTTCGACGACTCGGGCCGGATCTACGTCTCGGAGCAGGCGACCGGCCGCGTCCAGGTGATCGAGGGGGGCGAGGCCCGGCCCGAGCCGCTGCTGACGGTCCAGGCCGCGTCGGGGGGAGAGCGCGGCCTGGGCGGCATCCTGCTCGGCCCTCCCGGTGACCACGACCATGACGACGACCACGACCACCAGCAGTACCTCTACACCTATTACACCGCCCCGTCGCCCCAGCCGCACAACCGCCTGAGCCGCTTCCCGCTCGACGATGCGGGCGAACTCGCCGGCCCGGAGGAAGTGCTCCTGGAGCTGGCGCCCCTGAGCGACGCCTTCGTCCACAACGGCGGCGGACTGGCCTGGGGGGATGACGGGAAGCTCTACGTCGGCGTGGGCGACGACCGGCAGCCCGGGCTGGCCCAGCAGACCGACAGCCTCTTCGGGAAAGTCCTCCGGCTGAACCCCGACGGCTCGATCCCCGAGGACAATCCCTTCTACGACGAGCTGGAGGGCCCCTCCCGGGCCATCTGGGCCTCCGGGCTACGCAACCCGTTCAAGCTCCGGAACGACCCCGCCGCCGGCGGCCTGCTGATCTTCGACGTGGGGGAGTCCACCTGGGAGGAGGTCAACCTCGGCTCCCCGGGGGCCAACTTCGGCTGGCCGCTGACCGAGGGCCCGACCGAGGATCTCCGCTTCAGCTCCCCGGTCCACGCCTACCCCCATACCGGGCCGATGTGGGGCTGCGCCGTCGTCGCCGGCGCCGCCTCGCCGGCCGACTCCGGGGCATTCCCCGGCGAGTACGCCGGCGCCTTCTACGTCGCCGACTACTGCAACGGCATCCGCCGGGTCGACCTCGACACCGGCGAATCGACCTTCTTCGCCACCGACTTCGGGGGCCCGATCGTCGACCTCCAGATCGGCGAGGACGGGTCGTTCTACTACCTGAGCTACGGGGAGGGCACCTCCCTGGGGGTCGAGCCGAATTCGGGGGCGATCATCCAGGTCGAGTACCTCGGCACGGAAGAGCCGGCCATCTTCCGGCAGCCGAGGCCCCAGGTGGCACCGCTCGGCGGCTCGGCCACGTTCTCGGTCTCGGCCACCGGCGCCCCCCCCTATCAGTACCAGTGGCAGCGGGACGGGGCCGACCTGCCCGGGGAGACCTCGCCGACCCTCTCCCTCGCCGGCCTGTCCCCGGAGGACGACGGTGCCCGCTTCCGGGTGGTCGTCTCCAACGACTTCGGCCAGGTCGTCAGCGAGGAGGCGGCCCTCACCGTCCTCCCCTTCGCCGCGCCGACGGTCGCGTTCCTCTCCCCCAGGCTCGAGGACCGCTACCGGGCCGGGGCGTCGCTCGACTTCGAGGCCGTCGCCGTCGACGGCCAGGGCGACCCGCTGCCGGCCGAGGCCTTCTCCTGGTGGATCGAGTTCCACCACGACGAGCACACGCACCCGTTCCTCTCGACGACCTCGGGGATCACCTCCGGATCGGTGGCGATCCCGACCTCCGGCGAGACGTCGCCCGACGTCTGGTTCCGCATCCACGTCCGGGTCGTCGACTCCAACGGCCTGGCGACCGAGGCGAGCCGCGACCTGCTCCCCGACACCGTCGACGTGACCATGAGGACCAGCCCCGAGGGGCTGGGGATGACCCTCGACGATCGTCCCGTCCCCTCGCCGGAGACCTTCACCGGGGTCGTCGGCATCCGACGAGACCTCGGGGCCCCCCCGTCCCAGCAGCGGGACGACCTGACCTGGATCTTCGACACCTGGGCCGACGGCGGGCCGGCGAGTCGGGAGATCTCGACCCCCGACGCCGACTCGACCTTCACGGCCGTCTACCGGGTCGACGGCGGCTTCGTCGGCGAGGGGACGGGCCTCCTCGCCTCGATCTTCGAAAGCGAAGATCTGTCCTCGCTCACCGACGTGAGGGTCGACCCCGTCGTCGCCTTCGACTGGGGCCCCTCGGCCCCTCCCCCGGTCATCGATCCCGGCCGGTTCAGCGCCCGATGGGAAGGCACGTTGCTGCCGCAGTTCGCCGAGCCGTACACATTCCGGGTCGTCGCCGACGGGGGGGTCCGGCTCTGGATCGGCGACGAGTTGGTCATCGACGCCTGGGAGTCGGAGGGGCCGTCGCTGCTCGAATCCGCGCCGATCGACCTCTCGGCGGGGGAGGAGGTCGGACTCCGCCTCGAATACCGCCAGTCCTCCGGGGACGCTCGGGTCGAACTCCTCTGGAGTAGCCCCTCGACCCCGGCCTCGGTCGTGCCGAGCAGCCAGCTCATCCCGGCGCCCGCCTCCAATCCGCCTGATTCAGATCCCGAGCCCGAGCCCGAGCCCGAACCCGAGCCCGAGCCTCCCGGGCCCGAGCCCATCCGGGAATTCTACGATTTCGACGGCGACCGGAGGGCCGACCTGCTGGCCTACGACCCGGACTCGGCGACCTGGGCGATCACCTTCGCCGACGGGCGGGTCGAGCGTCGCCCCTTCGGCGCCCCCGGCGACCGGGCCGCCCCCGGCGACTACGACGGCGACGGCACCACCGACCTGGCCGTCTTCCGCCCCGAGAGCGACTCCGTCCCGGGCGCCGCCCACTGGTTCGCCTCCCTCTCCTCCGGCGGCGTCATCAACCGCCCCTTCGGCGCCCCCGGCGACCGGGCCGCCCCCGGCGACTACGACGGCGACGGCACCACCGACCTGGCCGTCTTCCGCCCCGAGAGCGACTCCGTCCCGGGCGCCGCCCACTGGTTCGCCTCCCTCTCCTCCGGCGGCGTCATCAACCGCCCCTTCGGCGCCCCCGGCGACCGGGCCGCCCCCGGCGACTACGACGGCGACGGCACCACCGACCTGGCCGTCTTCCGCCCCGAGAGCGACTCCGTCCCGGGCGCCGCCCACTGGTTCGCCTCCCTCTCCTCCGGCGGCGTCATCAACCGCCCCTTCGGCGCCCCCGGCGACCGGGCCGCCCCCGGCGACTACGACGGCGACGGCACCACCGACCTGGCCGTCTTCCGCCCCGAGAGCGACTCCGTCCCGGGCGCCGCCCACTGGTTCGCCTCCCTCTCCTCCGGCGGCGTCATCAACCGCCCCTTCGGCGCCCCCGGCGACCGGGCCGCCCCCGGCGACTACGACGGCGACGGCATCACCGACCTGGCCGTCTCCCGCCCCGAGACCGGGGAGGCCTTCCTGCTGAGGTCCCGGGACCAGGCCTTGAAGCTGACCTTCGAGGGCCTCGGCCGGCGTACCCGCCTCATCTCCCCGAGGTGGGCGTGGCTCGACCCCGGGGACTCCGGGCCCGACGAGGACGCCTGA
- a CDS encoding GHMP family kinase ATP-binding protein, whose amino-acid sequence MIISQTPFRVSFAGGGTDLPAFYRREPGAVLSTTVNHHMYVTLHRRFEPTIRVSYSRTETARTVDEVQHELVREAMRLVEVDEPMEVTTIGDVPAGTGLGSSSSLTVGLLTALHAHAGRVAGRRQVAEEACRVEIDVLGKPIGRQDQYAAAFGGINYIRFNPDDTVDVEPVPCPNGVVDELERRTLLLYTGQTRDADGILREQSGGTIDRLPALRRMRDLADESRHALVAGDLDGFADQLHEGWALKRSLGFGITSDRVDQWYETARRHGARGGKLLGAGGGGFLMLVAPPWRHRSIREALGRPRELAFRVARHGSQNIFIGDVRDDRPASRFDAGASAA is encoded by the coding sequence ATGATCATCTCCCAGACGCCATTCCGGGTCAGCTTCGCCGGCGGCGGGACCGACCTGCCGGCGTTCTACCGCCGGGAGCCCGGCGCGGTCCTGAGCACGACCGTCAACCATCATATGTACGTGACCCTCCATCGCCGGTTCGAGCCGACGATCCGGGTGAGCTACTCCAGGACCGAGACCGCCCGGACCGTCGACGAGGTCCAGCACGAGCTCGTCCGGGAGGCGATGCGGCTGGTCGAGGTCGACGAGCCGATGGAGGTCACCACCATCGGCGACGTCCCGGCCGGAACCGGCCTGGGGTCGAGCAGCAGCCTGACCGTCGGGCTCCTGACCGCGCTGCACGCCCATGCCGGTCGCGTCGCCGGCCGTCGGCAGGTGGCCGAGGAGGCCTGTCGGGTCGAGATCGACGTGCTCGGCAAGCCGATCGGCCGGCAGGACCAGTATGCCGCCGCCTTCGGCGGGATCAATTACATCCGATTCAACCCGGATGACACCGTCGACGTCGAGCCGGTCCCCTGCCCGAATGGCGTGGTCGACGAACTGGAGCGCCGCACGCTCCTGCTCTACACCGGCCAGACCCGGGACGCCGACGGAATCCTCCGAGAGCAGTCCGGCGGCACGATCGACCGCCTCCCCGCCCTCCGACGCATGAGGGACCTGGCCGACGAAAGCCGACATGCCCTGGTCGCCGGCGACCTCGACGGGTTCGCCGACCAGCTGCACGAGGGCTGGGCTCTGAAGCGATCGCTCGGCTTCGGGATCACTTCCGATCGGGTCGACCAGTGGTACGAAACCGCCCGCCGCCACGGCGCCCGGGGCGGTAAGTTGCTCGGCGCCGGGGGCGGCGGCTTCCTGATGCTCGTCGCCCCCCCCTGGCGACACCGCTCGATCCGGGAGGCCCTGGGCCGCCCCCGGGAGCTGGCGTTCCGCGTCGCGCGACACGGCAGCCAGAACATCTTCATCGGTGACGTCCGGGACGACCGGCCGGCCTCCCGGTTCGACGCGGGGGCGTCGGCCGCCTGA
- a CDS encoding glycosyltransferase family 2 protein — protein sequence MDRDGVTIVIPNWNHEVFLPRSIASGLAGVEAMRRSGVPSELVVVDDHSRDGSAPLLRQLEVIYRDRGLRVASHARNSGLAAARNRGLDEASYRYVVFMDADNELVPGNLGLLHRSLKETGAAAAFGNLLAREQNARRAGWMISNAGIHPKIFSGNYVDAFSMVDRVQVHDSGRYDASCSAHEDYELWLHLATTGRRILFVPVVFGYYYIVPNSMIKDTDQNHRINGRIRRIFDQVGARPMLPLETNCLRYHPDLGYH from the coding sequence ATGGACCGAGACGGCGTGACGATCGTGATCCCGAATTGGAACCACGAGGTCTTCCTGCCCCGGTCGATCGCCTCGGGGCTGGCCGGCGTGGAGGCCATGCGCCGGTCCGGGGTGCCGAGCGAGCTGGTCGTCGTCGACGACCATTCCCGGGACGGCTCGGCCCCCTTGCTCCGCCAGCTCGAGGTGATCTACCGAGACCGGGGCCTCCGGGTCGCCTCCCACGCGCGCAACTCGGGCCTCGCCGCGGCCAGGAACCGGGGGCTGGACGAGGCGAGCTACCGATACGTCGTCTTCATGGACGCCGACAACGAGCTCGTCCCCGGGAACCTCGGCCTCTTGCACCGCTCCCTGAAGGAGACCGGGGCCGCCGCCGCCTTCGGCAACCTGCTGGCCCGGGAGCAGAACGCCCGGAGGGCCGGCTGGATGATCAGCAACGCCGGGATCCATCCGAAAATCTTCTCGGGGAACTACGTCGACGCGTTCTCGATGGTCGACCGCGTCCAGGTCCACGACTCCGGCCGCTACGACGCCTCCTGCTCGGCCCACGAGGATTACGAGCTCTGGCTGCACCTGGCGACCACCGGCCGGAGGATCCTCTTCGTGCCGGTCGTCTTCGGCTACTACTACATCGTGCCCAACTCCATGATCAAGGACACCGACCAGAACCACCGCATCAACGGCCGGATCCGGCGGATCTTCGACCAGGTCGGCGCCCGGCCGATGCTGCCGCTGGAGACCAACTGCCTGCGGTACCACCCCGACCTCGGATACCACTGA
- a CDS encoding phytanoyl-CoA dioxygenase family protein produces the protein MAMTTTSSEVLSAEQVESFFAEGYLIVENLLTDDEVATINDGVDRVWSDKSIYNGATISAYTGSSNYQETYLRYLPESARNYQYKLNHLYLHDPATLGILLSDRVQGIASQLLEGTPLMFNGLNFEKGSEQRFHFDSLYMPPRGWHRMVAMWFALEDILPGAGALQYYPKSHLIEPYRFSHGQISFIPDEMPGFDRYIDAEIEARGLQPQVFFPKKGDMFIWHSQLYHGGSKISDPTLTRKSMVNHFWRAEDYPADQCWEVSPGRLLLRKEYMCVAPNFCEDRAGVRAVAEQAAAA, from the coding sequence ATGGCCATGACGACCACGTCGAGCGAAGTGCTGAGCGCGGAGCAGGTCGAGTCCTTCTTCGCCGAGGGCTACCTCATCGTCGAGAACCTGCTGACCGACGACGAGGTGGCGACGATCAACGACGGCGTCGACCGGGTCTGGTCCGACAAGTCGATCTACAACGGCGCCACCATCTCGGCCTACACGGGCAGCAGCAACTACCAGGAGACGTACCTCCGCTACCTGCCCGAATCGGCGAGGAACTACCAGTACAAGCTCAACCACCTGTATCTGCACGACCCGGCCACGCTGGGGATTCTACTGTCGGACAGGGTCCAGGGCATCGCCTCGCAGCTGCTCGAGGGGACCCCCTTGATGTTCAATGGGCTGAACTTCGAGAAGGGATCGGAGCAGCGCTTCCACTTCGACTCGCTGTACATGCCGCCCCGGGGATGGCACCGGATGGTCGCAATGTGGTTCGCCCTGGAGGACATCCTGCCCGGGGCCGGGGCGTTGCAGTACTACCCAAAGAGCCACCTGATCGAGCCGTACCGCTTCTCGCACGGCCAGATCTCCTTCATCCCCGACGAGATGCCGGGCTTCGACCGCTACATCGACGCCGAGATCGAGGCCCGGGGACTGCAGCCGCAGGTCTTCTTCCCCAAGAAAGGTGACATGTTCATCTGGCATTCCCAGCTCTACCACGGCGGATCGAAGATCTCCGACCCGACGTTGACGCGAAAGAGCATGGTCAACCACTTCTGGAGGGCCGAGGACTACCCGGCCGATCAGTGCTGGGAGGTCTCCCCGGGCCGCCTCCTGCTCCGCAAGGAATATATGTGCGTCGCCCCGAACTTCTGCGAGGACCGCGCCGGGGTGCGTGCGGTGGCCGAGCAGGCCGCGGCCGCCTGA
- a CDS encoding methyltransferase domain-containing protein — MTPTPELDWSSLLACPSCGGGLRRGDEAWSCTPCDRRYPVVAGRPVFREGADDVPIMPEGHTSNQISPEIRRWIRERGGVALNIGAGGTVEKLPNCVEFEYTIFRHTDVVGDAHHLPFASGTFDTVVTFNTFEHLHDPPRAAAEVHRVLRPGGRLVLQTAFLQPLHEPPHHYYNTTEFGLRRWFRDFEITDLRVSENFNPAYVLAWLSSALDWAARGELGAEAAETLGRTTLEDWRASWGDPSRREGPGWEILRRLSPEMQKAFAAGFQLEATKPAA, encoded by the coding sequence ATGACGCCCACCCCGGAACTCGATTGGTCGTCGCTGCTGGCCTGCCCGTCCTGCGGGGGCGGACTCCGCCGGGGTGACGAGGCGTGGTCCTGCACCCCCTGCGACCGCCGGTATCCGGTCGTGGCCGGCCGGCCGGTCTTCCGGGAAGGGGCCGACGATGTACCGATCATGCCCGAGGGGCACACCAGCAACCAGATCTCGCCGGAGATCCGCCGCTGGATCCGGGAACGAGGCGGGGTGGCGCTGAACATCGGCGCCGGGGGGACGGTCGAGAAGCTGCCCAACTGCGTCGAGTTCGAGTACACCATCTTCCGCCACACCGACGTCGTGGGGGACGCGCATCACCTGCCGTTCGCCTCGGGGACGTTCGACACGGTGGTGACCTTCAACACCTTCGAACACCTGCACGACCCCCCTCGGGCGGCGGCCGAGGTGCACCGCGTCCTCAGGCCGGGAGGCCGGCTGGTCCTGCAGACGGCCTTCCTCCAGCCGCTGCACGAGCCGCCGCACCACTACTACAACACGACCGAGTTCGGCCTCCGGCGCTGGTTCCGGGACTTCGAGATCACCGACCTCCGGGTGTCGGAGAACTTCAACCCGGCCTACGTGCTGGCCTGGCTCTCCAGCGCCCTGGACTGGGCCGCCCGGGGCGAGCTTGGCGCCGAGGCGGCCGAGACGCTGGGCAGGACGACGCTGGAGGATTGGCGGGCCTCCTGGGGGGATCCCTCTCGTCGCGAGGGCCCCGGCTGGGAGATCCTCCGGCGGTTGTCCCCGGAGATGCAGAAGGCCTTCGCCGCCGGCTTCCAGCTCGAGGCGACCAAGCCGGCCGCCTGA
- a CDS encoding HAD-IIIA family hydrolase has product MGKTNALLLAGGLGTRLRPVTDSIPKCLVPIAGRPLLDHWVDRLAPARISEARVNIHAHADQVRSFIRRVDESGRLRMTEAFEPILLGSAGTVAANVDLADGVDEVLIVYADNFSTVDLAALLDFHRSHPDPATMLLFRAPDPRACGVAELADESRVISFAEKPELPRGDLANAGVYVLDAGLYREVASMRAFDLGFDVLPGLVGRMRGRPWHGYHRDVGTHEALRLARRDAPAVLLGRRPPITSRPAVFLDRDGTVIEHVHYLRDPAEVRLLPGAAGALRRLAEAGFACVLATNQSAVGRGMMTPDDLDRVHEELARQLWGEGIMLAAVESCPAVPVGPDRTVVEQFDRKPGPGMLVRAAGRLGLDLNESWMIGDAISDVLAGVNAGCRGSILVRTGLGVAPGEAGLPISFDVADDLAAAADRILDDPAGARRAAG; this is encoded by the coding sequence GTGGGAAAGACCAACGCGCTACTCTTGGCCGGCGGGCTCGGGACCCGATTGAGGCCCGTGACCGATTCGATCCCCAAGTGCCTCGTGCCGATCGCAGGCAGGCCCCTGCTCGACCACTGGGTCGATCGCCTGGCCCCGGCGAGGATCTCGGAAGCCAGGGTCAACATCCATGCGCATGCCGATCAAGTCCGCTCGTTCATTCGGCGGGTCGATGAATCGGGCCGCTTGCGGATGACCGAGGCGTTCGAGCCGATCCTGCTCGGCTCGGCCGGCACGGTGGCCGCCAACGTCGACCTGGCCGATGGAGTCGACGAGGTCCTGATCGTCTATGCGGATAACTTCAGCACGGTCGACCTGGCCGCACTGCTCGATTTCCACCGCTCCCACCCCGACCCGGCCACGATGCTCCTGTTCCGGGCCCCCGACCCCAGGGCCTGTGGCGTCGCCGAGCTGGCCGACGAATCCCGGGTCATCTCATTCGCCGAGAAGCCCGAGCTACCCCGGGGTGACCTGGCCAACGCCGGCGTCTACGTACTCGACGCCGGCCTCTACCGGGAGGTCGCCTCGATGCGGGCGTTCGACCTCGGGTTCGACGTCCTCCCCGGGCTCGTCGGCCGGATGAGGGGCCGGCCCTGGCACGGATACCATCGGGATGTCGGCACCCATGAGGCCCTCCGCCTCGCCCGCCGGGATGCCCCCGCCGTGCTCCTCGGACGCCGTCCGCCGATCACCTCCCGCCCGGCCGTCTTCCTCGATCGGGATGGCACGGTGATCGAGCACGTCCATTACCTCCGAGACCCGGCCGAGGTCCGCCTCCTGCCGGGGGCCGCAGGCGCCTTGAGGAGGCTCGCCGAGGCCGGATTCGCCTGCGTCCTGGCGACGAACCAGTCGGCCGTCGGCCGGGGGATGATGACCCCCGACGACCTGGACCGGGTGCACGAGGAACTGGCCCGGCAACTCTGGGGGGAGGGGATCATGCTGGCGGCCGTCGAGTCCTGCCCGGCCGTGCCGGTCGGTCCGGATCGGACCGTGGTCGAGCAGTTCGACCGCAAGCCGGGGCCGGGGATGCTGGTCCGGGCCGCGGGACGACTCGGCCTGGACCTGAACGAATCCTGGATGATCGGTGACGCGATCAGCGACGTCCTGGCCGGCGTCAACGCGGGTTGCCGCGGCAGCATCCTCGTCCGGACCGGCCTCGGGGTCGCCCCGGGTGAGGCCGGCCTGCCCATCTCATTCGACGTGGCCGATGACCTGGCGGCGGCGGCCGACCGCATCCTCGACGACCCGGCCGGTGCCCGTCGGGCGGCCGGGTGA